A section of the Streptomyces xinghaiensis S187 genome encodes:
- a CDS encoding alpha-hydroxy acid oxidase, which produces MDDAERAAAAVLPPEVRDFIAGGSGRERALAANREAFDRVFVTPRVLRDVSECGTEAVLLGRPVRMPVAIAPVAYHRMVHPDGELATARAAKAAGVPFTVATLSSVPVEEVTAAGGSVWFQLYWLREHGRSLELARRAEDAGCEALMLTVDVPWMGRRLRDVRNRFALPAGVRAAHLDAGAASAAHRPAGGSAVAAHTAKAFSPALTWSCVEELRAATRLPLVLKGVLAPEDAVRAAESGVDAVVVSNHGGRQLDGALPGLDALPAVVEAVGGACEVLVDGGVRSGTDVLTALALGASGVLVGRPPMWGLAAGGEDGVRRVLDLLACELGDALGLAGCAGTAGARRLRTVRLPQAGP; this is translated from the coding sequence CTGGACGACGCCGAGCGGGCCGCGGCGGCCGTACTCCCGCCCGAGGTGCGGGACTTCATCGCGGGCGGCAGCGGCCGGGAGCGCGCGCTGGCGGCCAACCGGGAAGCCTTCGACCGGGTCTTCGTCACCCCGCGGGTGCTCCGGGACGTCTCGGAGTGCGGCACGGAGGCGGTGCTGCTGGGCCGGCCGGTCCGGATGCCGGTGGCGATCGCCCCCGTCGCCTACCACCGCATGGTCCATCCGGACGGCGAGCTCGCCACCGCGCGGGCGGCGAAGGCGGCGGGGGTGCCGTTCACGGTCGCCACGCTGAGCAGCGTCCCCGTCGAGGAGGTCACGGCGGCCGGCGGCTCCGTCTGGTTCCAGCTCTACTGGCTCCGGGAGCACGGGCGTTCGCTGGAGCTGGCGCGCCGGGCCGAGGACGCCGGCTGCGAGGCGCTGATGCTCACCGTCGACGTGCCCTGGATGGGCCGCCGGCTGCGCGACGTGCGGAACCGGTTCGCGCTCCCGGCCGGCGTGCGGGCCGCGCACCTGGACGCCGGTGCCGCCTCGGCGGCGCACCGGCCCGCCGGGGGTTCGGCGGTGGCGGCCCACACCGCGAAGGCGTTCTCGCCGGCGCTCACCTGGTCCTGTGTGGAGGAGCTGCGGGCCGCCACCCGGCTGCCGCTGGTGCTCAAGGGGGTGCTGGCGCCGGAGGACGCGGTGCGGGCGGCGGAGTCGGGGGTCGACGCGGTCGTGGTGTCCAACCACGGCGGCCGGCAGCTCGACGGCGCCCTGCCCGGCCTCGACGCCCTGCCGGCGGTGGTGGAGGCCGTCGGCGGGGCCTGCGAGGTCCTGGTGGACGGCGGGGTCCGCAGCGGGACGGACGTGCTCACGGCGCTGGCCCTGGGGGCCTCGGGGGTCCTGGTGGGACGCCCGCCGATGTGGGGCCTGGCCGCCGGCGGCGAGGACGGCGTCCGGCGGGTGCTCGACCTGCTGGCCTGCGAACTGGGCGACGCGCTGGGGCTGGCGGGCTGCGCCGGGACCGCCGGGGCCCGCCGGCTGCGTACGGTGCGCCTCCCGCAGGCCGGCCCGTAG
- a CDS encoding VOC family protein yields the protein MRNSRDAFHIAVPARDLDAAALFYNKMLGCPVARRYADRITFDFFGDQLVCHYSPDDPVVESPTLYPRHFGVTFREREDFDALLRLVNLRKVPVFQEVRSRFGGTAEEHSTVVLVDPTGNLLEFKHYADPRMMY from the coding sequence GTGAGGAATTCCCGGGACGCCTTTCACATCGCCGTGCCGGCCCGCGATCTGGACGCCGCGGCGCTCTTCTACAACAAAATGCTCGGCTGCCCGGTCGCGCGCCGGTACGCGGACCGCATCACCTTCGACTTCTTCGGCGACCAACTCGTCTGCCATTACTCTCCGGACGACCCCGTGGTGGAGAGTCCCACGCTCTATCCCCGGCATTTCGGGGTGACCTTCCGGGAGCGAGAGGATTTCGACGCGCTGCTGCGGCTGGTGAACCTGCGGAAGGTGCCGGTGTTCCAGGAGGTCCGGTCCCGTTTCGGGGGAACGGCCGAGGAACACAGCACCGTGGTGCTCGTCGACCCCACCGGAAACCTCCTGGAATTCAAGCACTACGCCGATCCCCGGATGATGTACTGA
- a CDS encoding acyl carrier protein, with amino-acid sequence MDSSAPETETRAAVREVVAPLWCEALAVPEVSDDDDFFALGGHSLAALHVISTVEQTYGVELAGPRDIWENPTLGAFVSAVAAAVAGRVPAPPADGRAAASSTGTGG; translated from the coding sequence ATGGACAGCAGTGCTCCGGAGACGGAGACCAGGGCGGCCGTACGGGAGGTGGTCGCCCCCCTGTGGTGCGAGGCGCTCGCCGTGCCGGAGGTGTCCGACGACGACGACTTCTTCGCGCTGGGCGGCCACTCGCTGGCGGCCCTGCACGTGATCAGCACCGTCGAGCAGACCTACGGGGTGGAGCTGGCCGGCCCGCGCGACATCTGGGAGAACCCGACGCTCGGGGCGTTCGTCTCCGCCGTCGCCGCGGCGGTCGCCGGCCGTGTGCCCGCGCCCCCGGCGGACGGCCGCGCCGCCGCCTCCTCCACCGGGACCGGCGGGTAG
- a CDS encoding phosphosulfolactate synthase, whose translation MTHSLELPVREPKPRTRGLTMVIDNGAPVRWFEDTVASSGEFIDLVKFGWGTALVTSGMKEKTEVLAQHRIPFMFGGTLFEKHVLQGRFEEYRAFCLEQGCACVEVSNGTIDLGHEEKARYIERLAPDFEVVSEVGFKDQRRSEMFAPSQWISSIQRDLDAGARSVILEARESGTSGICRPDGEVRFGLIEDVLDAGTPADRLIFEAPNKELQTYFIKRVGGDANLGNIALTDVIALETLRLGLRSDTLLDHSGAVR comes from the coding sequence ATGACGCATTCGCTGGAGTTACCCGTCCGTGAGCCCAAACCGCGCACCCGGGGGCTGACGATGGTCATCGACAACGGGGCCCCGGTGCGGTGGTTCGAGGACACCGTCGCCAGCTCGGGGGAGTTCATCGACCTGGTGAAGTTCGGCTGGGGCACCGCGCTGGTCACCTCGGGGATGAAGGAGAAGACGGAGGTTCTCGCGCAGCACCGCATCCCCTTCATGTTCGGCGGCACCCTCTTCGAGAAGCACGTGCTGCAGGGCAGGTTCGAGGAGTACCGCGCCTTCTGCCTGGAACAGGGCTGCGCCTGCGTGGAGGTGTCCAACGGCACCATCGACCTCGGCCACGAGGAGAAGGCCCGCTACATCGAGCGGCTCGCCCCGGACTTCGAGGTCGTCTCCGAGGTGGGGTTCAAGGACCAGCGCCGGTCGGAGATGTTCGCGCCCAGCCAGTGGATCAGCAGCATCCAGCGCGATCTGGACGCGGGGGCGCGCTCGGTCATCCTGGAGGCGCGGGAGAGCGGCACCAGCGGGATCTGCCGCCCCGACGGCGAGGTGCGGTTCGGCCTCATCGAGGACGTCCTCGACGCCGGGACCCCGGCGGACCGGCTGATCTTCGAGGCGCCCAACAAGGAACTGCAGACCTACTTCATCAAGAGGGTGGGAGGAGACGCCAATCTGGGGAACATCGCCCTGACGGACGTCATCGCGCTGGAGACGCTCCGGCTCGGACTCCGCTCCGACACCCTCCTCGACCATTCCGGGGCGGTACGGTGA
- a CDS encoding cytochrome P450, whose product MARPSDVSPHNRRDRLDPLPELSRLSIRAPVSEAVLTEEPATTGWLVTGPEEVRAVLGDADRFSTALAAGGGPGARRPAQPGNLIQYDPPDHSRLRQMLTPEFTVRRMRALEPAVEAIVEDALDSLEKDGRPADFMRHVAWTVPGLVMCELFGVPRDDRAELARVLKVSRPAFRGRRLQVTAGANYLAYMARLVERKRREPGDDLLGRVVREHGADTDDEELVGLSAFVMGSGVENMASMLGLGILALLEHPAQLALLRERPGLIDGAVEELVRHLSVIPTASPRVAREDVNLGGRTVKAGDRVACSLLAANRARRPGQPPDRLDITREPTAHVALGHGVHYCVGASLVRMELRAAYPAVLRRFPALRLAVPAEEIRFRPQAPYGLETLPIAW is encoded by the coding sequence GTGGCACGGCCGTCGGACGTCTCCCCGCACAACCGGCGCGACCGGTTGGACCCGCTGCCCGAACTCAGCCGGCTGAGCATCCGCGCACCGGTCTCCGAGGCCGTCCTCACCGAGGAGCCCGCCACCACCGGCTGGCTGGTCACCGGCCCCGAGGAGGTACGGGCGGTCCTCGGCGACGCGGACCGGTTCAGCACGGCCCTGGCCGCGGGCGGCGGACCCGGCGCCCGGCGGCCGGCCCAGCCGGGCAACCTCATCCAGTACGACCCGCCCGACCACTCCCGGCTCCGGCAGATGCTCACACCCGAGTTCACGGTCCGCCGGATGCGCGCCCTGGAACCGGCCGTCGAGGCCATCGTCGAGGACGCCCTGGACTCCCTGGAGAAGGACGGCCGGCCCGCGGACTTCATGCGGCACGTCGCCTGGACCGTGCCGGGCCTGGTGATGTGCGAGCTCTTCGGCGTGCCCCGCGACGACCGGGCCGAACTGGCCCGGGTCCTCAAGGTCAGCCGGCCGGCCTTCCGCGGACGGCGGCTGCAGGTCACCGCGGGCGCCAACTACCTCGCGTACATGGCCCGGCTCGTGGAGCGCAAGCGCCGCGAGCCCGGTGACGACCTGCTCGGCCGGGTGGTGCGCGAGCACGGCGCGGACACCGATGACGAGGAACTCGTCGGGCTCAGCGCCTTCGTGATGGGCTCCGGCGTCGAGAACATGGCCAGCATGCTGGGCCTCGGCATCCTCGCCCTGCTGGAGCACCCGGCCCAGCTCGCCCTCCTCCGTGAACGGCCCGGACTGATCGACGGCGCCGTGGAGGAACTCGTCCGCCACCTCTCGGTCATCCCGACCGCCTCGCCCCGCGTCGCCCGCGAGGACGTGAACCTCGGCGGCCGGACGGTCAAGGCGGGCGACCGCGTGGCCTGCTCCCTGCTCGCGGCCAACCGCGCACGCCGTCCGGGACAGCCGCCCGACCGCCTCGACATCACGCGCGAACCCACCGCCCATGTGGCGCTCGGCCACGGCGTCCACTACTGCGTCGGCGCGTCGCTGGTCAGGATGGAGCTCAGAGCCGCCTACCCGGCGGTACTGCGCCGCTTCCCCGCACTGCGGCTCGCGGTGCCCGCCGAGGAGATCCGCTTCCGTCCGCAGGCGCCCTACGGCCTGGAAACACTGCCCATCGCCTGGTAG
- a CDS encoding ferredoxin yields MRSRENAAEAAEPGAESRMTLRVDRRRCAGSGLCAVRLPDVFDQSEEDGKVLLSTPEPGPRLAGAVRAVAARCPSGAITLHGGGPAGERPRDGNGTGRPRGRAQDTEEA; encoded by the coding sequence GTGAGGAGCCGCGAGAACGCCGCGGAGGCGGCGGAGCCCGGAGCGGAGAGCCGGATGACCCTGCGGGTCGACCGCCGCCGGTGCGCCGGCTCCGGGCTGTGCGCGGTCCGGCTCCCCGACGTGTTCGACCAGTCGGAGGAGGACGGCAAGGTGCTGCTGAGCACCCCCGAGCCCGGCCCCCGGCTGGCCGGGGCGGTCCGGGCGGTCGCCGCGCGCTGCCCGTCCGGCGCGATCACGCTGCACGGCGGCGGACCGGCCGGGGAACGGCCCCGGGACGGCAACGGAACCGGCCGCCCGCGCGGCCGGGCACAGGACACCGAGGAGGCGTGA
- a CDS encoding AMP-binding protein: MSADRAPGLLPALCRGGARIEVAGERLEGDELAAAAGGVVRSVAGARRVGVVARPSAATLVAVAGVLLAGGTAVPLNPAASTREREHVLRDARVDLVLDEIGLTARDTPPPGPPADGTPALILYTSGSTGPPKGAVIPRRAIAANLDAIAELWEWTADDVLAHALPLSHVHGLVFGGLGPLRTGSPLVHTGRYLVPVPGASLYFGVPALWASLGSADLAELRGARLLVSGADVLPRRVSERVRHLSGHRILNRYAMTETLVITSPRTADLRGPGAAAARSVGRPVPGAQVRLAGPDGHDEQGGQDGRGGQDGTPGPGREVLVRGTGLFSGYLGRGPAVDGEGWFGTGDLGEWLEDGTLRLTGRAHTDLIKSGGYRVGAGEVEDVLLDHPGIAEAAVVGLPDERLGQRVAAWVVATEPLDRSRLAAFLAARLLPYKLPQEVHVVDGLPRNALGKVQKRLLAAERRP, encoded by the coding sequence GTGTCCGCGGACCGCGCACCGGGGCTGCTGCCGGCGCTCTGCCGGGGCGGCGCCCGCATCGAGGTGGCCGGCGAACGGCTGGAGGGCGACGAACTGGCGGCCGCCGCCGGCGGGGTCGTCCGCTCCGTGGCCGGAGCCCGCAGAGTGGGCGTGGTCGCGCGCCCGAGTGCCGCCACCCTCGTCGCCGTGGCCGGCGTGCTCCTCGCGGGCGGCACGGCCGTCCCGCTGAACCCGGCCGCCTCCACCCGGGAGCGCGAGCACGTCCTCCGCGACGCCCGGGTGGACCTCGTCCTGGACGAGATCGGCCTCACCGCCCGTGACACCCCGCCGCCCGGCCCGCCGGCGGACGGGACCCCCGCGCTGATCCTGTACACCTCCGGCTCCACCGGGCCGCCCAAGGGCGCCGTCATCCCGCGCCGGGCGATCGCCGCCAACCTGGACGCCATCGCGGAGCTGTGGGAGTGGACCGCGGACGACGTCCTCGCCCACGCGCTGCCGCTGTCGCACGTCCACGGACTGGTCTTCGGCGGGCTCGGCCCGCTGCGCACCGGCTCCCCGCTCGTCCACACCGGCCGCTATCTCGTCCCGGTACCCGGTGCCTCCCTCTACTTCGGCGTCCCCGCCCTGTGGGCGTCGCTGGGCTCGGCCGACCTCGCGGAACTGCGCGGTGCCCGGCTCCTGGTGTCCGGGGCGGACGTCCTGCCCCGCAGGGTGTCGGAACGCGTACGCCACCTCTCCGGCCACCGCATCCTCAACCGGTACGCGATGACGGAGACCCTCGTGATCACCTCGCCCCGGACCGCGGACCTCCGCGGGCCCGGGGCCGCGGCGGCCCGGTCGGTCGGCCGGCCGGTGCCGGGGGCACAGGTGCGGCTGGCCGGACCGGACGGGCACGACGAGCAGGGCGGGCAGGACGGCCGCGGCGGGCAGGACGGCACGCCCGGCCCGGGCCGGGAGGTCCTGGTACGCGGCACCGGGCTGTTCTCCGGATACCTCGGGCGGGGACCGGCCGTGGACGGCGAAGGCTGGTTCGGCACCGGAGACCTGGGGGAGTGGCTGGAGGACGGAACCCTCCGGCTGACCGGCCGCGCCCACACCGACCTGATCAAGAGCGGCGGCTACCGCGTGGGAGCGGGTGAGGTCGAGGACGTGCTGCTCGACCATCCCGGCATCGCCGAGGCGGCCGTCGTCGGCCTGCCCGACGAGCGGCTCGGCCAGCGCGTCGCGGCCTGGGTGGTGGCGACGGAGCCGCTGGACCGCTCCCGTCTCGCCGCCTTCCTGGCCGCCCGGCTGCTGCCGTACAAGCTGCCGCAGGAGGTCCACGTGGTGGACGGCCTGCCGCGCAACGCCCTGGGCAAGGTCCAGAAACGCCTGCTGGCCGCCGAACGCCGGCCCTGA
- a CDS encoding cytochrome P450 — protein sequence MPPTPTPTPTPTTPTTPTPPAYARRDRFDPAAELRRLTAGRTVTAIDVGPGTDGVPVWLVTGHAEVRQVLGDHRRFSTRRRFGPRSPSGRADGPRPDEMAGQLMDYDPPEHTRLRQILTPEFTVRRMRRLEPLVEGIVTERLDAMERGGPPADLVRSFCSPVPGAVLCELIGVPRDDRGGFLRRCHAFLAPGRGRQRRAAAGDALSRYLAEMVRRARRDPGDGFLGALVRDHGDEITDQELRGVCVLLVLAGLDNVSGMLGLGTLLLLDHPAQLAAVRDDPGAVDGAVDELLRYLTVPHAPTPRTALEDVTVGDRLVRAGEHVICSLPMANRDPALLPEPDRFDITREPTAHVAFGHGVHHCLGAALARMELRTAYPALLRRFPRLAVAVPGEEVPFRVHALAHGVDRLPVTW from the coding sequence ATGCCACCCACACCCACACCCACGCCCACGCCCACCACGCCCACCACGCCCACCCCGCCCGCCTACGCCCGCCGCGACCGGTTCGACCCCGCCGCGGAACTCCGCCGGCTGACCGCCGGGAGAACCGTCACCGCGATCGACGTCGGCCCGGGAACGGACGGGGTGCCCGTCTGGCTCGTGACCGGCCACGCCGAGGTGCGCCAAGTCCTCGGCGACCACCGCCGGTTCTCCACCCGCCGCCGCTTCGGGCCGCGCTCACCGTCCGGCCGCGCCGACGGCCCCCGGCCCGACGAGATGGCCGGGCAGCTCATGGACTACGACCCGCCCGAGCACACCCGGCTCCGGCAGATCCTCACGCCCGAGTTCACCGTGCGCCGGATGCGGCGGCTGGAGCCGCTGGTCGAGGGCATCGTCACGGAACGCCTCGACGCCATGGAACGCGGCGGGCCCCCGGCCGACCTGGTGCGGTCCTTCTGCTCGCCCGTGCCCGGCGCGGTGCTGTGCGAACTGATCGGGGTGCCCCGGGACGACCGCGGCGGCTTCCTGCGCCGCTGCCACGCGTTCCTCGCCCCCGGACGCGGCCGGCAGCGGCGGGCGGCGGCCGGCGACGCGCTGTCGCGCTACCTCGCCGAGATGGTGCGGCGCGCCCGCAGGGACCCCGGCGACGGCTTCCTCGGCGCACTGGTCCGCGACCACGGCGACGAGATCACCGATCAGGAACTGCGCGGCGTCTGCGTCCTGCTGGTCCTCGCCGGCCTCGACAACGTCTCGGGCATGCTCGGCCTGGGCACCCTGCTGCTCCTGGACCACCCCGCCCAGCTCGCCGCCGTGCGCGACGACCCCGGAGCGGTGGACGGCGCGGTCGACGAACTGCTCCGCTACCTGACGGTGCCGCACGCCCCCACGCCGCGCACCGCCCTGGAGGACGTCACCGTCGGAGACCGGCTCGTCCGGGCCGGGGAGCACGTCATCTGCTCGCTGCCGATGGCCAACCGCGACCCCGCCCTGCTCCCCGAGCCCGACCGGTTCGACATCACCCGGGAGCCCACCGCCCACGTGGCCTTCGGCCACGGCGTCCACCACTGCCTGGGCGCGGCCCTGGCCCGGATGGAACTGCGGACCGCGTACCCGGCGCTGCTGCGCCGCTTCCCCCGGCTCGCCGTGGCGGTGCCCGGCGAGGAGGTTCCGTTCCGCGTCCACGCCCTCGCGCACGGCGTGGACCGGCTGCCGGTGACCTGGTGA
- a CDS encoding tryptophan 7-halogenase, producing the protein MALPDSEEFDVVVVGGGPAGSTLAALTAMQGHRVLVLEKEFFPRHQIGESLLPATVHGVCRLTGVAEELAAAGFPRKRGGTFKWGANPEPWTFSFSVSPRMTGPTSYAYQVERAKFDEILLNNARRVGAEVREGCAAVDVVEDGERVRGVRYTDADGREHRASATFVVDASGNGSRLYRRVGGTREYSEFFRSLALYGYFEGGKRLPEPNSGNILSVAFESGWFWYIPLSPDLTSVGAVVRREMAGKIQGDSGKALAALIAECPLISEYLADARRVTEGPYGKLRVRKDYSYHHTTFSRPGMILVGDAACFVDPVFSSGVHLATYSALLAARSINSVLAGLVGEDRALREFESRYRREYGVFYEFLLSFYEMHQDENSYFWQAKKVTRANRPELESFVELIGGVSSGERVLTDAEVLAKRFSSGSAEFAAAVDELAGSEDGSMVPLFKSSVVREVMQEGGQVQMRALLGEDAEPEAPLSADGLVPSPDGMFWLPAQGTGE; encoded by the coding sequence ATGGCCTTGCCGGATTCCGAGGAATTCGATGTGGTGGTCGTCGGTGGAGGGCCCGCCGGATCGACGCTGGCCGCGTTGACGGCCATGCAGGGACACCGGGTGCTGGTCCTGGAGAAGGAGTTCTTCCCCCGTCACCAGATCGGGGAGTCGCTCCTGCCGGCCACCGTGCACGGCGTGTGCCGGCTGACCGGCGTGGCGGAGGAGCTCGCCGCCGCGGGCTTCCCGCGCAAGCGCGGCGGCACGTTCAAGTGGGGCGCCAACCCCGAGCCGTGGACCTTCTCCTTCTCCGTCTCCCCGCGCATGACCGGGCCGACGTCCTACGCCTACCAGGTCGAGCGGGCCAAGTTCGACGAGATCCTGCTCAACAACGCCCGCCGGGTGGGCGCCGAGGTGCGCGAGGGCTGTGCCGCCGTCGACGTCGTCGAGGACGGGGAGCGGGTCCGGGGCGTCCGGTACACCGACGCCGACGGCCGCGAGCACCGGGCGTCGGCCACGTTCGTCGTGGACGCCTCCGGCAACGGAAGCCGGCTGTACCGGCGGGTGGGCGGAACCCGGGAGTACTCGGAGTTCTTCCGCAGCCTGGCCCTGTACGGCTACTTCGAGGGCGGCAAGCGGCTGCCGGAACCGAACTCGGGCAACATCCTGTCGGTGGCGTTCGAGAGCGGCTGGTTCTGGTACATCCCGCTGAGTCCGGACCTCACCAGCGTCGGTGCCGTGGTCCGCCGGGAGATGGCCGGCAAGATCCAAGGTGACTCCGGCAAGGCGCTGGCGGCGCTCATCGCCGAGTGCCCCCTGATCTCCGAGTACCTGGCGGACGCGCGGCGGGTCACCGAGGGCCCGTACGGGAAGCTCCGGGTCCGCAAGGACTACTCGTACCACCACACGACCTTCTCGCGGCCCGGCATGATCCTGGTCGGCGACGCCGCCTGCTTCGTGGACCCGGTGTTCTCCTCCGGCGTCCACCTGGCCACCTACAGCGCCCTGCTGGCGGCCCGCTCCATCAACAGCGTGCTCGCCGGGCTGGTCGGCGAGGACCGGGCCCTGCGGGAGTTCGAGTCCCGTTACCGCCGCGAGTACGGCGTCTTCTACGAGTTCCTGCTCTCCTTCTACGAGATGCACCAGGACGAGAACTCCTACTTCTGGCAGGCCAAGAAGGTCACCCGGGCCAACCGCCCGGAGCTGGAGTCGTTCGTCGAGCTCATCGGCGGGGTCTCCTCCGGCGAGCGGGTCCTGACGGACGCCGAGGTGCTGGCGAAGCGCTTCAGCTCGGGCTCCGCGGAGTTCGCCGCGGCCGTCGACGAACTCGCGGGCAGCGAGGACGGCAGCATGGTGCCGCTGTTCAAGTCCTCGGTGGTGCGCGAGGTCATGCAGGAGGGCGGCCAGGTCCAGATGCGCGCCCTGCTCGGCGAGGACGCCGAACCCGAGGCCCCCCTGTCCGCGGACGGCCTGGTGCCGTCCCCCGACGGCATGTTCTGGCTGCCCGCCCAGGGCACCGGCGAGTAG
- a CDS encoding cation:proton antiporter, whose amino-acid sequence MDTEALVTVALGDVALIVIASRLLGAAARRCGQPAVVGQIVAGIALGPTLLGRLPGDPTARLFPPDVLPFLTVLSQIAIVLFMFVVGYETDRRQLRRGGGAAAAVALAALLVPAALGAGVVGLFPGAFSAVRPQHADGRVFWLLMAVVMSVTALPVLAAIVRERGLAGTPAGTVATSAAGLMDVAAWLVLAAALAGTGHATARSWPVTLLLLSLFTAALFLLVRPLLARWLERSGALAAHQLTIALGLALGSAWATAELGLHPVFGGLLAGLAMPRPGGVPDAGVLRPMEQTAGLLLPLFFVTTGLSFDIGSLDADGGILLALILAVAVSGKLLPGYAAARISGMDPPQSAVVAVLVNTRGLTELIVLDVALDAGVIGPGLFTVLVLMALTTTFMTGPLLALAGRRWGFPPPPAEHPGKHPRRNSVKRRESLHGKRREGAAESS is encoded by the coding sequence GTGGACACCGAAGCACTGGTGACCGTGGCCCTCGGCGACGTCGCGCTGATCGTCATCGCCTCGCGGCTGCTCGGGGCGGCGGCGCGCCGGTGCGGCCAGCCGGCCGTCGTCGGCCAGATCGTGGCCGGCATCGCCCTGGGCCCCACCCTGCTCGGCCGGCTGCCCGGCGATCCGACCGCCCGGCTCTTTCCCCCGGACGTGCTGCCGTTCCTCACCGTGCTGTCCCAGATCGCCATCGTCCTCTTCATGTTCGTGGTCGGCTACGAGACCGACCGGCGGCAGCTCCGCCGGGGCGGCGGGGCCGCGGCGGCCGTGGCGCTCGCGGCGCTGCTGGTCCCGGCGGCACTGGGGGCGGGCGTGGTCGGGCTGTTCCCCGGAGCGTTCTCCGCGGTGCGGCCCCAGCACGCGGACGGCCGGGTGTTCTGGCTCCTCATGGCCGTGGTCATGTCGGTGACCGCTCTTCCCGTCCTCGCCGCCATCGTCCGGGAGCGCGGCCTGGCGGGCACCCCCGCGGGCACCGTGGCCACGAGCGCCGCCGGGCTCATGGACGTCGCCGCCTGGCTCGTCCTGGCCGCGGCGCTGGCCGGCACCGGGCATGCCACCGCCCGGTCGTGGCCGGTGACCCTGCTCCTGCTGTCCCTCTTCACGGCCGCGCTGTTCCTGCTGGTCCGCCCGCTGCTCGCCCGGTGGCTCGAACGGTCCGGCGCCCTGGCGGCGCATCAGCTGACCATCGCGCTCGGTCTCGCGCTGGGCAGCGCCTGGGCCACCGCCGAGCTGGGGCTGCACCCGGTGTTCGGCGGTCTGCTCGCGGGCCTCGCCATGCCCCGTCCGGGCGGGGTGCCGGACGCCGGTGTGCTGCGGCCGATGGAGCAGACGGCCGGACTGCTGCTGCCGTTGTTCTTCGTGACGACCGGGCTGTCGTTCGACATCGGCTCGCTGGACGCCGACGGCGGGATCCTGCTGGCGCTGATCCTGGCGGTGGCCGTCTCGGGGAAGCTCCTCCCGGGGTACGCGGCCGCCCGGATCAGCGGCATGGACCCGCCCCAGTCGGCCGTGGTCGCCGTCCTGGTGAACACCCGCGGGCTCACGGAGCTCATCGTGCTCGACGTGGCGCTCGACGCCGGGGTCATCGGGCCCGGGCTCTTCACCGTGCTCGTGCTCATGGCCCTGACCACCACCTTCATGACGGGCCCGCTGCTGGCCCTGGCCGGCCGCCGGTGGGGGTTCCCGCCGCCACCGGCGGAACATCCCGGTAAACATCCGCGGAGGAATTCCGTGAAGCGCCGGGAGAGTCTTCACGGGAAACGCCGGGAGGGCGCCGCGGAAAGCTCCTGA
- the hppD gene encoding 4-hydroxyphenylpyruvate dioxygenase: MTDLPATAPLNDLAIDYVEMYVDDLEAAVAAWTGQYGFTVAGTGGTAGHRGIALRQGRVLLVLTAADAADHPAAAYVAAHGDGVADIALRTADVTAAFEAAVAAGARPVREPVRHEGGGPAVTAAIGGFGDVVHTLVQRAPGEGPGLPAGFVPAQRREGPGAPAGVGLLDVDHIAVCLTAGDLDTTAGFYQRALGFREIYQERIVVGAQAMESRVVQSAETGAVTLTLIEPDPDAQPGQIDDFLKSHHGPGVQHLAFSSDDAVGAVRALSGRGVGFLRTPGTYYDLLGERIGLKTHTLDDLRATNLLVDEDHGGQLFQIFTASTHPRRTIFYEVIERRGARTFGSSNIKALYEAVELERTGQRAAR, from the coding sequence ATGACGGATTTACCCGCAACGGCTCCCCTCAACGACCTCGCGATCGACTATGTGGAGATGTACGTCGACGACCTGGAGGCGGCGGTGGCCGCCTGGACCGGCCAGTACGGCTTCACGGTCGCCGGCACCGGCGGAACCGCCGGTCACCGCGGTATCGCCCTGCGCCAGGGCCGCGTCCTCCTGGTGCTGACCGCGGCGGACGCGGCGGATCACCCCGCCGCCGCCTACGTGGCCGCGCACGGCGACGGAGTCGCCGACATCGCGCTGCGCACCGCCGACGTGACCGCGGCCTTCGAGGCGGCGGTGGCGGCCGGCGCCCGCCCGGTCCGGGAACCGGTCCGGCACGAGGGCGGCGGCCCCGCCGTCACGGCCGCCATCGGCGGCTTCGGGGACGTGGTGCACACCCTGGTGCAACGCGCCCCCGGCGAGGGCCCCGGGCTCCCGGCCGGCTTCGTACCGGCGCAGCGCCGGGAGGGGCCCGGGGCCCCCGCCGGGGTGGGCCTGCTCGACGTCGACCACATCGCGGTCTGCCTCACCGCGGGCGACCTCGACACAACGGCCGGCTTCTACCAGCGGGCTCTGGGATTCCGGGAGATCTACCAGGAGCGCATCGTCGTCGGCGCCCAGGCGATGGAGTCGCGGGTCGTGCAGAGCGCGGAGACCGGTGCGGTGACGCTGACGCTCATCGAGCCGGACCCGGACGCGCAGCCCGGGCAGATCGACGACTTCCTCAAGAGCCACCACGGACCGGGCGTCCAGCATCTGGCCTTCTCCAGCGACGACGCCGTCGGCGCGGTACGTGCGCTCTCGGGCCGCGGGGTCGGGTTCCTCCGGACCCCGGGGACCTACTACGACCTGCTCGGCGAGCGGATCGGGCTGAAGACCCACACCCTGGACGACCTGCGGGCCACCAACCTCCTCGTGGACGAGGACCACGGGGGCCAGCTGTTCCAGATCTTCACCGCCTCCACCCACCCCCGGCGCACGATCTTCTACGAGGTGATCGAGCGCCGGGGAGCGCGGACCTTCGGCAGCTCCAACATCAAGGCGCTGTACGAGGCGGTCGAGCTGGAGCGGACGGGCCAGCGTGCCGCACGGTGA